Proteins encoded in a region of the Candidatus Krumholzibacteriia bacterium genome:
- a CDS encoding DUF1579 family protein codes for MAAAVVALPLAAQSPPGQKEMSAEEKAMMDAMMKAATPGKQHQWLATKAGMWSFTGKFWQAPGAPPVEMSGAAERTMMLGGRVMAEKVSSAGFMGQPFEGYGLAGYDNVAKAFWGTWNDNMGTGVMLSKGQCDDKGACTYTGEYFDPMTGKMKKSRMTARDDGPDKEMHEFFDTGPDGKEFKSMELVYTRKK; via the coding sequence TTGGCGGCCGCCGTGGTCGCGCTGCCGCTCGCCGCGCAGAGCCCGCCCGGCCAGAAGGAAATGTCGGCGGAAGAAAAGGCGATGATGGACGCCATGATGAAGGCCGCCACGCCAGGCAAGCAGCATCAGTGGCTGGCGACCAAGGCGGGCATGTGGTCGTTCACCGGCAAGTTCTGGCAGGCTCCGGGCGCACCGCCGGTGGAAATGAGCGGCGCGGCCGAGCGCACGATGATGCTGGGTGGCCGTGTCATGGCCGAGAAGGTCAGCAGTGCAGGGTTCATGGGCCAGCCGTTCGAGGGCTACGGGCTGGCGGGCTACGACAACGTGGCCAAGGCGTTCTGGGGTACCTGGAACGACAACATGGGCACGGGCGTGATGCTGAGCAAGGGCCAGTGCGACGACAAGGGGGCGTGCACCTACACGGGTGAGTACTTCGACCCCATGACCGGAAAGATGAAGAAGTCGCGCATGACCGCGCGCGACGACGGGCCGGACAAGGAAATGCACGAGTTCTTCGACACCGGTCCGGATGGTAAGGAATTCAAGAGCATGGAGCTGGTGTACACGCGCAAGAAGTGA